The Ochotona princeps isolate mOchPri1 chromosome 1, mOchPri1.hap1, whole genome shotgun sequence genome has a segment encoding these proteins:
- the LOC101520226 gene encoding class I histocompatibility antigen, Gogo-OKO alpha chain-like — protein sequence MAPRTLLLLLAGSLALTETRAGSHSLTYFQTAVSRPGLGEPRFFAVGYVDDTQFVRFDSDSENPSAEPRALWIQQVGQEYWDRQTQIYENYALVALEDLKILRGYYNQSEADSHTIQWMYRCEIGENGRFLRGYSQDAYDGKDYIALNEDLRSWTAADMAAQKTKRKWQSEGYTDRHRAYLEDRCVKWLRRYLEMGQETLQRTDPPTAHVTHHPVSDHKAILRCWALGFYPKDITLTWHQDGEDLTQDMELVETRPAGDGTFQKWAAIQVPSGEEQSYTCHVQHEGLPKPLTVSWKPPQPTVPMWGVIAGLVLLAAVLTGAVVTAVMMKRRKSSGGKGGSYTKASV from the exons ATGGCGCCccggaccctcctcctgctgctcgcAGGGTCCCTGGCCCTAACTGAGACCCGGGCAG GCTCCCACTCTCTGACGTATTTCCAAACCGCTGTGTCCCGGCCCGGCCTCGGGGAGCCCCGCTTCTTCGCCGTGGGCTACGTGGACGACACGCAGTTCGTGCGCTTTGACAGCGACTCCGAGAACCCGAGTGCGGAGCCGCGGGCGCTGTGGATACAGCAGGTGGGGCAGGAGTACTGGGACAGGCAGACACAGATTTACGAGAACTATGCACTGGTTGCCCTCGAGGACCTGAAAATCTTGCGCGGCTACTACAACCAGAGCGAGGCCG ACTCTCACACGATCCAGTGGATGTACCGCTGCGAGATCGGGGAGAACGGGCGCTTCCTCCGCGGGTACAGCCAGGACGCCTATGATGGCAAAGACTACATCGCCCTGAATGAGGACCTGCGTTCCTGGACCGCAGCCGACATGGCGGCTCAGAAGACCAAGCGCAAGTGGCAGTCGGAAGGTTACACTGATCGCCACAGGGCCTACCTGGAGGACAGGTGTGTGAAGTGGCTGCGCAGATACCTGGAGATGGGGCAGGAGACTCTGCAGCGCACAG ACCCACCCACAGCACATGTGACACACCACCCAGTCTCTGACCACAAGGCCATCCTGAGGTGCTGGGCCCTCGGCTTCTACCCCAAGGACATCACACTCACCTGGCACCAAGATGGGGAGGACCTGACCCAGGACATGGAGCTGGTGGAGACCAGGCCTGCAGGGGATGGAACCTTCCAGAAGTGGGCAGCTATTCAGGTGCCTTCTGGAGAGGAGCAGAGTTACACGTGCCATGTACAACATGAGGGGCTGCCTAAGCCCCTCACCGTGAGTTGGA AGCCTCCTCAGcccactgtgcccatgtggggagtCATCGCTGGCCTGGTCCTCCTGGCAGCTGTGCTCACTGGAGCTGTGGTCACTGCTGTGAtgatgaagaggaggaaaagCTCAG GTGGGAAAGGAGGGAGCTACACTAAGGCTTCAG TGTGA